The proteins below are encoded in one region of Clostridium fermenticellae:
- a CDS encoding MalY/PatB family protein: protein MQYNFDEIISRNNSAKYDELSVNYGRDDIIPMWIADMEFRTAQPIIDAMKNKLDEGIFGYVSRPDSYFESVRKWYLKKHNWNIESKYMSHSHGVVPGMVMMIKEFTDPGDKIIIQSPVYNEFFEIIEDSGRKLVISPLKLVNGRYEMDYEDFEEKIKTGVKMFLLCNPHNPVGRVWTKEELTQIGKICLKYNVQVISDEIHCELVYGNNKYIPFASISQKFFQNSITCFAPSKTFNLAGLQSSIIVFGNKGQKDRYDHLLQINDIKRNNSFSLVATEAAYRYGEEWLNQLLAYLKGNIDFVYNYCKENIPKIKPNIPEATYLIWIDCKGLGMTAEELKDFMTNKARLALGLWYGEESKDHVRMNIACPRSVVGEALMRLKSAVDNL from the coding sequence ATGCAATATAATTTTGATGAAATCATAAGTAGGAATAATTCAGCTAAATATGATGAGTTAAGTGTTAATTATGGAAGAGATGATATAATACCTATGTGGATAGCTGACATGGAATTTAGGACTGCCCAGCCTATAATTGATGCTATGAAAAATAAATTGGATGAAGGTATATTTGGTTATGTATCAAGACCTGATTCTTACTTTGAATCAGTCCGTAAATGGTATTTAAAAAAACACAATTGGAATATAGAAAGCAAATATATGAGCCATAGTCATGGAGTTGTTCCTGGAATGGTGATGATGATAAAAGAGTTTACAGATCCTGGAGATAAAATAATAATTCAGTCGCCGGTTTATAATGAATTCTTTGAGATAATAGAAGATAGCGGCAGAAAATTAGTAATTAGTCCATTAAAATTGGTTAATGGCAGATACGAGATGGACTATGAAGATTTTGAAGAAAAAATAAAAACAGGGGTAAAGATGTTTTTACTTTGTAACCCTCACAATCCAGTGGGAAGAGTGTGGACAAAAGAAGAGTTAACTCAAATCGGAAAAATTTGTTTAAAGTATAATGTACAAGTAATTTCGGATGAAATCCATTGTGAACTAGTATATGGAAATAACAAGTATATTCCATTTGCTTCAATTTCACAGAAATTTTTTCAAAACTCAATAACCTGTTTTGCTCCAAGTAAGACTTTCAATTTAGCAGGATTACAATCCTCTATTATAGTTTTTGGGAATAAGGGACAGAAAGATAGATATGATCATCTTCTTCAAATAAATGATATCAAAAGAAATAATTCTTTTAGTTTAGTTGCAACTGAAGCTGCGTATAGATATGGTGAGGAATGGCTTAATCAATTATTGGCATATTTGAAGGGAAATATAGATTTTGTATATAATTATTGTAAAGAAAATATACCTAAAATAAAACCTAACATACCAGAAGCTACTTATTTAATTTGGATTGATTGTAAAGGACTTGGGATGACTGCTGAAGAATTAAAGGATTTTATGACAAATAAAGCTAGATTAGCTTTAGGATTATGGTATGGAGAAGAAAGCAAAGATCATGTAAGAATGAACATTGCTTGTCCTAGGTCGGTAGTTGGGGAAGCATTGATGAGATTAAAATCAGCTGTGGATAATTTATAG
- a CDS encoding glycyl radical protein: MSKDYMQRIQALRENYMSHRVEMDILDAYYVTQGFKATEGQPWQIQKATAMKNVYENKPVYIQDNELLVGGVAFKPRAGILNPDSACSVIEKELDTISTRKYDPFYLSDENKKLFMDEVAPYWRGKCVLDRWNVMMPEDVRTMRDGGMLYVDKKFVRGYGENTPGWRTLLKKGISGIKKEAEEKLAALDDAKGEDVLKQIIFYKSLIISAEGIIALANRHADLAEKMAAKETDETRKAELLKIAEVNRNVPANPPRNFYEALQSMLTYEFCIFMEQNASSYNLGRMDQYLVDYYKKDIADGILTQDEAQELMDCFWIKIAEMGLFQDGESAAFSAGYNMTVQVCAGGIDQYGNDAVNDLSYMTIQATEDTALKEPNMTVRYSISKNPDSFLRKAAECIRMGRTMPAIYHDDDGIKMLLNKGIPLSQAWDWTPCGCVETNLEGRLKSYTDIGEISMGGVVDMVMNNGKSRKNGEQISIQTGDPRDFKTFDDFMAAIKKQIDYFVHTMATMNSYLDYLSENYRPVAGLSLTYPNCMKVGKDYANGGAEFNIGNGINIIGQADIINSVADIKSLIYDEKKLTMDELCKALDANFEGYDDIYKMCMDAPKYGNDDPKADFCAGEIYNYLVDQIEKYSSPFGKLTAGMLPVSGNVPIGQSVGALPSGRKAWTPLADGIGATGGTDINGATSLLKSISNLPHARFTQGTQMNLKIDPKLLEGEHGLNNMMVLLKTQCTLGIYHTQYNIVDPKVLLDAQKNPDDHRDLLVRVAGYTAFFVELGRDIQNDIIQRTEIESWA; encoded by the coding sequence ATGTCAAAAGATTATATGCAGAGAATACAGGCACTGAGAGAAAATTATATGTCTCATCGTGTTGAAATGGACATCCTTGATGCTTACTATGTGACTCAAGGATTTAAAGCCACAGAAGGCCAGCCATGGCAGATTCAGAAAGCTACTGCTATGAAGAATGTATATGAGAATAAACCGGTTTACATTCAGGACAATGAACTTTTAGTTGGCGGTGTTGCATTCAAACCGCGTGCAGGAATTCTCAATCCAGATTCTGCTTGCTCCGTAATTGAGAAGGAGCTTGATACTATCAGCACACGTAAATATGATCCATTTTATCTGTCTGATGAGAACAAGAAACTCTTTATGGATGAAGTTGCTCCTTATTGGAGAGGCAAATGTGTTCTTGATCGTTGGAATGTAATGATGCCTGAAGATGTAAGAACAATGCGTGATGGCGGAATGCTGTATGTTGATAAAAAGTTTGTTCGTGGATATGGTGAGAATACACCTGGCTGGAGAACTCTTCTTAAAAAAGGTATTTCCGGAATTAAGAAAGAAGCTGAAGAAAAACTTGCTGCTCTTGATGATGCAAAGGGAGAAGATGTACTGAAACAGATAATATTTTACAAATCGCTTATTATCTCAGCTGAAGGTATCATTGCACTTGCTAATCGTCATGCAGATCTGGCTGAAAAGATGGCAGCAAAAGAAACAGATGAAACACGCAAGGCAGAACTGTTAAAAATTGCAGAAGTGAACCGCAACGTTCCTGCAAATCCACCTCGCAACTTCTATGAAGCACTGCAGAGTATGCTTACCTATGAGTTCTGTATCTTTATGGAGCAGAATGCCTCTTCTTATAATTTAGGCCGTATGGATCAGTATCTTGTTGATTATTATAAGAAAGATATTGCAGATGGTATACTGACACAGGATGAAGCTCAGGAACTTATGGACTGTTTCTGGATTAAGATTGCAGAAATGGGATTATTTCAAGATGGTGAAAGTGCTGCTTTCTCCGCAGGTTACAATATGACTGTTCAGGTTTGTGCAGGTGGTATTGATCAATATGGAAATGACGCTGTTAATGATCTTTCCTATATGACAATTCAGGCTACAGAAGATACTGCTCTGAAAGAACCAAACATGACCGTTCGTTACAGCATTTCCAAAAACCCGGATTCATTCTTAAGAAAAGCTGCAGAGTGCATCCGTATGGGACGTACGATGCCTGCTATCTATCATGATGACGATGGTATCAAGATGCTTCTTAATAAGGGCATTCCACTGTCACAGGCATGGGATTGGACTCCATGTGGCTGTGTTGAGACAAATCTGGAAGGCCGTTTAAAATCTTATACTGATATTGGTGAAATCAGTATGGGTGGCGTTGTAGATATGGTTATGAATAATGGTAAGAGCCGTAAGAATGGTGAGCAGATTTCTATTCAGACTGGTGATCCTCGTGATTTTAAGACGTTTGATGATTTTATGGCAGCAATCAAAAAACAGATTGATTATTTCGTGCATACGATGGCAACAATGAATTCCTATTTGGATTATCTTAGCGAGAATTATCGTCCGGTTGCAGGGCTTTCGCTCACATATCCGAACTGTATGAAGGTTGGAAAGGATTACGCAAATGGCGGAGCTGAGTTTAATATAGGTAATGGTATCAATATCATCGGACAGGCAGATATCATTAATTCTGTGGCAGACATTAAAAGTCTTATTTATGATGAAAAGAAATTGACTATGGATGAACTTTGCAAAGCATTGGATGCAAATTTTGAAGGATATGATGACATCTATAAGATGTGTATGGATGCACCAAAATACGGAAATGATGATCCTAAGGCTGATTTTTGTGCTGGAGAAATCTACAACTATCTTGTAGATCAGATTGAGAAATATAGTTCACCATTTGGTAAATTGACAGCAGGTATGCTTCCTGTATCTGGTAACGTACCAATAGGACAAAGTGTAGGAGCGCTTCCTTCTGGACGTAAGGCATGGACACCTCTTGCAGATGGTATTGGTGCTACAGGTGGTACTGATATAAATGGTGCTACTTCACTTTTGAAATCTATCAGTAACTTACCACATGCACGTTTCACTCAGGGAACACAGATGAATCTAAAGATTGATCCGAAACTTCTTGAAGGCGAGCATGGATTAAATAATATGATGGTTTTGTTGAAGACTCAGTGTACATTGGGTATTTATCATACTCAGTATAACATTGTTGATCCAAAAGTTCTTTTGGATGCACAGAAAAATCCGGACGATCACAGAGATCTTTTGGTACGAGTTGCAGGCTATACAGCATTCTTTGTAGAGCTGGGCAGGGATATCCAGAATGATATTATTCAGCGTACGGAAATTGAAAGCTGGGCTTAA
- a CDS encoding pyrroline-5-carboxylate reductase family protein: protein MLRYGFIAAGNIIRAMHRGAELKEEYKPSEIGVYDINEAVRKDYAFKGYATFDNMKELVDNSEMLVLGVTPKVAGFIIDELKACYRPGQLMLTVVTGVEQPWYTEHLGKDCKVVICMPNMSSQVGEGAFAVSRNENCTDEDVEKVTAILRLCGIVEEIPDGKMAEILPFNGSTPGFIYHIANLMVKEAGKLGLDSDSAIRLFAQTVKGSAEMILSSDISLKDLEAALRLPGGATVTALEKIESMGFDAIFKEFVKVSVDHCKKLGNQ, encoded by the coding sequence ATGTTACGTTATGGATTTATTGCTGCAGGAAATATTATTCGTGCAATGCACAGAGGAGCAGAACTTAAAGAGGAGTATAAACCTTCAGAAATTGGTGTTTATGATATTAACGAAGCTGTACGTAAAGATTATGCATTCAAAGGTTATGCTACATTTGATAACATGAAGGAGCTTGTTGATAATTCAGAAATGCTGGTTCTCGGAGTAACACCTAAAGTTGCCGGATTCATCATAGATGAGCTGAAAGCATGCTATAGACCGGGACAACTGATGTTAACAGTAGTAACTGGTGTTGAACAGCCTTGGTATACAGAACATCTTGGCAAGGACTGCAAGGTTGTGATTTGCATGCCTAACATGAGTTCACAGGTAGGAGAAGGTGCATTTGCGGTATCACGTAATGAAAACTGCACAGATGAAGATGTAGAGAAGGTTACAGCAATCCTTAGATTATGTGGTATTGTGGAAGAGATTCCAGATGGTAAAATGGCTGAAATACTTCCTTTTAATGGTTCAACGCCTGGATTTATTTATCATATCGCTAACTTAATGGTAAAAGAGGCAGGAAAGTTAGGATTGGATTCTGATTCAGCAATTCGTTTATTTGCCCAGACAGTTAAGGGAAGTGCTGAAATGATACTTTCTTCCGATATCAGTCTTAAGGATCTTGAGGCTGCACTTAGGTTACCTGGTGGTGCTACGGTAACAGCATTGGAGAAGATTGAATCTATGGGATTTGATGCAATATTTAAAGAGTTTGTAAAGGTTTCAGTTGATCACTGCAAGAAACTTGGAAATCAATAA
- the dmpI gene encoding 4-oxalocrotonate tautomerase DmpI, whose translation MPLIKIEGPKITKQQKEQLVNELVTSASKILNIPEQAFVTLIKENELENIGSGTELLSNKQK comes from the coding sequence ATGCCACTAATAAAAATTGAAGGCCCAAAAATTACAAAACAGCAAAAAGAACAACTTGTAAATGAGCTTGTAACTTCCGCAAGTAAAATTCTTAATATACCTGAGCAAGCTTTTGTTACTCTTATAAAAGAAAATGAGTTAGAAAATATAGGTTCAGGTACCGAATTATTATCTAATAAGCAAAAATAG
- a CDS encoding MFS transporter, whose protein sequence is MKKDYKEAPFTKFHLMLYVCTILGQIACGYALGIAGTAVTQAQDKLSLSTFWVGLLGAGTLIGLAGSLVVGNISDKIGRSKLLILDMALFSIFSILQLFTSSVGILMVLRICIGLCIAVDYTVGSTIISEWFSPKDGPIYLSRFIIFWTFGYVASFFAGLIMGNLSTDYHIIFVTSVIPGVLAAISRIVMGVPESPTWLATVGRLDEANKLIEEKLGDEYCVVVEEKKEINEKVSVMELFSPKYRKNTLVGGAFYACQVFPYFGVGIFLPILIGQLNMGDANTSSILYDIFCMAGAFIGTYLCNRISRRRFLVSTFYVSAIALGVMILGHKGPVIITVVSFCVYALAMSIAVVMENPYPPELFDTRVRGTGVGIVIFFSRIGAAAGTFLLPILVESIGVYGTLGVCFAILLIGGVVCQLFAPETSLKHIHVVNTDKSLSTN, encoded by the coding sequence ATGAAAAAAGATTATAAAGAAGCGCCATTTACGAAATTCCATCTTATGCTATATGTCTGTACTATTCTAGGTCAGATTGCATGTGGGTATGCTTTGGGGATTGCAGGTACAGCAGTAACACAAGCTCAGGATAAATTGAGTCTAAGTACTTTTTGGGTTGGACTGCTTGGAGCCGGAACACTAATCGGACTTGCAGGGAGCCTTGTTGTCGGCAATATTTCAGATAAAATTGGCAGAAGCAAATTGTTGATACTGGATATGGCATTATTTTCTATATTTTCTATCCTTCAGCTTTTTACATCAAGTGTTGGAATTTTAATGGTTCTGCGTATCTGCATCGGTCTTTGTATTGCTGTTGATTACACAGTGGGATCTACAATTATTTCAGAGTGGTTTTCACCTAAGGATGGACCAATTTATCTGAGCAGGTTTATTATTTTCTGGACATTTGGTTATGTAGCTTCCTTCTTTGCAGGACTGATTATGGGAAACTTATCGACAGATTACCATATCATTTTCGTTACTTCAGTTATTCCAGGTGTACTTGCTGCTATTTCAAGAATTGTTATGGGGGTTCCAGAATCTCCTACATGGCTGGCTACAGTTGGTCGGTTGGATGAGGCAAACAAGCTGATTGAGGAGAAACTTGGAGATGAATATTGTGTTGTTGTGGAAGAAAAGAAAGAAATTAATGAAAAAGTATCTGTAATGGAATTATTTAGTCCCAAATATCGAAAAAATACACTTGTGGGTGGAGCATTCTATGCATGTCAGGTGTTCCCTTACTTTGGAGTAGGCATCTTTCTTCCTATATTAATTGGTCAATTGAATATGGGAGATGCAAATACATCTAGTATTTTATACGATATCTTCTGTATGGCGGGAGCATTCATCGGAACTTATCTGTGTAACAGGATTTCGCGAAGACGTTTTCTTGTTTCAACATTTTATGTTTCTGCTATTGCACTGGGTGTGATGATTTTAGGACATAAAGGACCAGTTATTATAACTGTTGTTTCATTCTGTGTATATGCACTTGCTATGTCAATTGCTGTTGTAATGGAAAATCCATATCCACCAGAATTGTTTGATACTCGTGTTAGAGGCACAGGTGTTGGTATAGTTATTTTTTTCAGCCGAATTGGAGCGGCTGCAGGAACTTTTCTACTTCCGATTCTTGTAGAAAGCATTGGTGTATATGGTACTTTAGGTGTCTGCTTTGCCATATTGCTTATTGGAGGAGTAGTTTGCCAGCTGTTTGCACCGGAAACTTCCTTAAAACATATTCATGTGGTAAATACAGATAAGAGTTTATCTACAAATTGA
- a CDS encoding superoxide dismutase: MYNLKPETFDFKSVNGISNKQLDEHYKLYVGYVNTLNKIWNMAYIPENYTDSNPTYSNMRSLKLGETYFLNGVKLHQLYFQNMTGGNNTPFGPVLKAIIDQFSSYDRFISYLTNVGLSMRGWSVLSIDSIDNKLHIIGSDLHDKGSVWLSYPLLVMDLYEHAYFMDFGTDKKKYIDTFIKNINWRVVNNRLTSFTSFKRINWINANRKQYNQCPLMFTRF; this comes from the coding sequence TTGTACAACTTAAAGCCTGAAACTTTTGATTTTAAATCAGTTAATGGAATTTCGAATAAGCAGCTAGATGAGCATTATAAATTATATGTGGGTTATGTAAATACATTAAATAAAATTTGGAATATGGCCTATATACCTGAAAATTATACTGATAGCAATCCAACCTATTCTAATATGCGTAGTTTAAAGCTTGGGGAAACCTATTTTTTAAATGGAGTAAAATTGCATCAACTTTACTTTCAAAATATGACAGGAGGAAATAATACTCCTTTTGGTCCGGTATTAAAGGCTATAATAGATCAGTTTTCTTCTTATGATAGATTTATATCTTATCTTACTAATGTAGGTTTATCTATGAGAGGTTGGTCTGTTCTTTCTATTGATTCTATAGATAATAAACTTCACATAATAGGTAGTGATTTACATGACAAAGGTTCTGTATGGCTTTCTTATCCATTATTAGTTATGGATCTTTATGAACATGCATATTTTATGGATTTTGGAACAGATAAGAAAAAATATATAGACACTTTTATTAAAAATATAAATTGGAGGGTGGTAAATAACAGGCTTACAAGTTTTACCTCGTTTAAGCGGATTAATTGGATAAATGCAAACAGAAAACAATATAACCAATGTCCATTGATGTTTACTAGATTTTAA
- a CDS encoding glycyl-radical enzyme activating protein has translation MSYENYENMDLKGSVLRIEKSSIFDGDGLRTVVFMKGCPLRCQWCSTPESHHKRIQTTMDGSITYGHIMTVEEVMVEVRKDIPFYFHSGGGMTVSGGEILTQSKFVYNLVRRACWEGINTCIETSFYGDWNEIEPILRCTNTAFVDLKLMDPEKHKKYIGVSNDVILSNIRKVGSKKMDNMKLIIRRPLIPGVNDSKKDLELLGRFLAELPGVDHLQLLPYHRLGIDTYRKLGLTYKLPDIETPSKEYMEQCAHITNKYVRTII, from the coding sequence ATGAGCTATGAAAATTATGAAAATATGGATCTTAAAGGATCTGTACTTCGTATCGAGAAAAGTTCCATTTTTGATGGAGATGGACTTCGGACAGTTGTATTTATGAAAGGATGCCCTCTGCGCTGCCAGTGGTGTTCAACTCCTGAAAGTCATCATAAAAGGATTCAGACAACTATGGATGGAAGTATTACCTATGGCCATATTATGACTGTTGAAGAGGTTATGGTAGAAGTTAGAAAAGATATTCCCTTTTACTTTCATTCAGGTGGCGGAATGACGGTATCCGGAGGAGAAATTCTTACACAATCTAAGTTCGTTTATAATTTAGTGCGCCGTGCATGCTGGGAAGGAATTAACACTTGCATCGAAACCTCCTTTTACGGGGACTGGAATGAGATTGAGCCTATTCTAAGGTGTACAAATACTGCTTTTGTGGATTTGAAACTAATGGATCCAGAAAAACATAAAAAATATATAGGGGTGTCCAATGACGTCATTCTTAGTAACATTCGTAAAGTTGGGTCTAAGAAAATGGATAATATGAAGTTGATTATTCGCAGACCACTGATTCCAGGAGTGAATGATTCCAAAAAGGATCTGGAGCTCCTTGGAAGGTTCCTTGCTGAACTACCGGGTGTGGATCATCTGCAACTATTGCCCTATCACCGTCTTGGAATAGACACTTACCGTAAATTGGGACTTACGTATAAGCTTCCTGATATTGAGACTCCTTCAAAAGAGTATATGGAGCAGTGTGCACACATTACAAACAAATATGTTAGAACAATAATTTAA
- a CDS encoding sugar phosphate isomerase/epimerase family protein, producing MHSYTLHLSGFGESWGFQEFGEHHEFEQVATFKDLVNIAAEVGLDVLHITLVDVQNDTSDEHLAECRKIAEDAGIELELNVSFNAPSDPRVNCNVVDSLNIAHKLGCNLVKYSTDVEHPEKSSNACLAPSVMAQLVEIYNQFHDNISLIEKYGMKIAIENHCDLFADEVIWLVEKLNHPLIGACCDTINSLMVMEGIADCVRKMAPYCYCVHFCDNRVFADPDGTHSLGTAIGAGNVDCKAVMDILREEAPEGLDTIDLEIELPLSGYTIEEGRKLELKSLRESVEYMYKELGIGYNPAKIYGDSNYFLNK from the coding sequence ATGCATAGTTATACGCTGCACCTTTCAGGTTTTGGTGAGAGCTGGGGATTTCAGGAATTTGGAGAACATCATGAATTTGAACAAGTAGCAACATTTAAAGATTTGGTAAACATTGCAGCAGAAGTTGGATTGGATGTTCTTCATATCACTTTGGTAGATGTCCAGAATGACACATCAGACGAACATTTGGCAGAGTGCCGTAAAATTGCTGAGGATGCAGGCATTGAACTTGAGCTTAATGTTTCTTTCAATGCCCCTTCTGATCCTCGTGTAAATTGCAATGTTGTAGATTCCCTGAACATCGCACATAAATTAGGATGTAACCTTGTTAAGTACAGCACAGATGTAGAGCATCCAGAGAAATCTTCTAACGCTTGCTTAGCACCTTCTGTTATGGCACAGTTGGTTGAAATTTATAATCAGTTCCATGATAATATTTCACTTATTGAGAAGTATGGAATGAAAATTGCAATCGAGAACCATTGTGATCTGTTCGCAGATGAAGTAATCTGGTTGGTTGAAAAGTTGAATCATCCACTGATAGGTGCATGCTGTGATACGATCAATTCATTAATGGTTATGGAAGGTATTGCAGATTGTGTTCGTAAAATGGCACCATATTGTTATTGTGTACATTTCTGTGATAATAGAGTATTTGCAGATCCTGATGGAACACATTCACTTGGTACAGCAATCGGAGCAGGAAATGTTGACTGCAAAGCTGTCATGGATATTTTGAGAGAAGAAGCACCAGAAGGTTTGGATACTATCGATCTTGAAATAGAATTACCTCTTTCTGGTTATACTATTGAAGAAGGCCGAAAGTTAGAACTGAAGAGTTTACGTGAATCTGTTGAATATATGTATAAAGAATTAGGAATCGGCTACAATCCTGCAAAGATCTACGGCGATAGTAATTACTTTTTAAACAAATAA